One Micromonospora sp. WMMD1120 genomic region harbors:
- a CDS encoding D-alanine--D-alanine ligase, with product MGTTAERLLVTDNATSADLRVVVLAGGLSYERDVSLRSGRRVLDALRAVGVDAELRDADVALLPALAADPPDAVVIALHGATGEDGSLRGVLDLCDIPYVGCDARASRVAWDKPSAKAVLREAGIPTPDWVALPHDRFSELGAVAVLDRIVDRLGLPLMVKPAQGGSGLGGAVVRDAAALPAAMVGCFAYDSTALVERYVPGIDVAVSVVDLGDGPQALPPVEIVPRNGVYDYAARYTAGRTTWHAPARLEPEVADTVAEVALAAHTALGLRDLSRVDVIVDTAGQPHVLEVNVSPGMTETSLLPLAAQAAGLDFGRLLGTLVARAAARRTAA from the coding sequence ATGGGTACGACCGCCGAGCGCCTCCTCGTGACCGACAACGCCACCTCGGCCGACCTGCGTGTCGTGGTGCTCGCGGGCGGGCTCTCCTACGAACGGGACGTCTCACTACGCTCCGGTCGCCGGGTGCTCGACGCGCTGCGCGCGGTTGGGGTCGACGCCGAGCTGCGGGACGCCGATGTGGCCCTGTTGCCGGCGCTCGCGGCGGACCCGCCGGACGCGGTGGTGATCGCGCTGCACGGCGCCACCGGCGAGGACGGCTCGCTGCGCGGCGTGCTGGACCTGTGCGACATCCCGTACGTCGGCTGCGACGCGCGAGCATCCCGGGTCGCCTGGGACAAGCCCTCCGCCAAGGCCGTGCTCCGCGAGGCCGGAATCCCCACCCCGGACTGGGTGGCACTGCCACACGATCGCTTCTCCGAGCTGGGCGCGGTCGCCGTACTGGATCGGATCGTCGACCGCCTGGGCCTGCCCCTCATGGTCAAGCCGGCGCAGGGCGGTTCGGGGTTGGGCGGGGCTGTGGTCCGGGACGCCGCGGCGCTGCCCGCCGCGATGGTGGGTTGCTTCGCGTACGACTCCACGGCCCTGGTGGAACGGTACGTGCCGGGCATCGACGTGGCGGTCTCCGTCGTCGACCTCGGCGACGGTCCGCAGGCGCTGCCGCCGGTGGAGATCGTGCCGCGCAACGGCGTGTACGACTACGCCGCCCGCTACACGGCGGGACGGACCACCTGGCACGCGCCGGCCCGACTGGAGCCCGAGGTGGCCGACACCGTCGCGGAGGTGGCCCTCGCCGCGCACACCGCGCTCGGGCTACGGGACCTGTCCCGCGTCGACGTGATCGTGGATACGGCCGGCCAGCCACACGTGCTGGAGGTCAACGTCTCGCCAGGCATGACGGAGACGTCACTGCTCCCACTCGCCGCCCAGGCGGCGGGCCTCGACTTCGGCCGGCTCCTCGGCACCCTTGTCGCCCGCGCGGCGGCCCGCCGCACCGCCGCCTGA
- a CDS encoding ParB/RepB/Spo0J family partition protein, which translates to MKNRPRGGLGRGLGALIPTGPVPGAAGTVTAEPEHEHAGDAGTTAVPAVAAGTPSAHEPQPVLSPVPGARFAEIPVDAILPNPKQPRQVFDEDALEELKTSIQEVGFLQPIVVRQLDDEKYELVMGERRWRAAQAVGRESIPAIVRDTRDDAMLRDALLENIHRANLNPLEEAAAYQQLLEEFGATHEELARRIGRSRPQISNTIRLLNLPAQVQRRVAAGVLSAGHARALLSLDEAEAQEQLALRIVAEGLSVRATEEIVALALNDGPAKGQAAKRRPKAHAPALTDLADRLSDRFDTRVKVDIGRSKGKITIEFATVDDLERIVGIIGVQQEESES; encoded by the coding sequence ATGAAGAACCGTCCTCGGGGCGGTCTGGGTAGGGGCCTGGGAGCACTGATCCCAACCGGTCCCGTGCCGGGCGCCGCCGGCACCGTGACGGCCGAGCCGGAGCACGAGCACGCAGGAGACGCCGGCACCACGGCAGTCCCCGCGGTCGCCGCCGGAACGCCGTCGGCGCACGAGCCACAGCCGGTGCTCAGCCCGGTGCCCGGTGCGCGATTCGCCGAGATCCCGGTCGACGCGATCCTGCCCAACCCGAAGCAGCCCCGCCAGGTCTTCGACGAGGACGCGCTGGAGGAACTCAAGACCTCGATCCAGGAGGTCGGCTTCCTTCAGCCCATCGTCGTGCGACAGCTCGACGACGAGAAGTACGAGCTGGTGATGGGCGAGCGGCGCTGGCGCGCCGCGCAGGCGGTGGGGCGGGAGAGCATTCCCGCGATCGTCCGGGACACCCGTGACGACGCCATGCTCCGCGACGCCCTCCTGGAGAACATCCACCGGGCGAACCTGAACCCGCTGGAAGAGGCCGCCGCCTATCAACAACTGCTGGAGGAGTTCGGGGCCACCCACGAGGAGCTGGCCCGCCGGATCGGCCGGAGCCGCCCCCAGATCTCCAACACGATTCGACTGCTGAACCTGCCGGCGCAGGTGCAACGTCGGGTTGCTGCCGGCGTCCTGTCGGCGGGTCACGCCCGCGCTCTGCTGAGCCTCGACGAGGCGGAGGCGCAGGAGCAGTTGGCCCTGCGGATCGTGGCCGAGGGCCTTTCGGTCCGTGCGACCGAGGAGATCGTGGCGCTGGCCCTCAACGACGGACCGGCCAAGGGGCAGGCGGCGAAGCGTCGTCCCAAGGCGCACGCCCCCGCGCTGACCGACCTCGCCGATCGGTTGTCCGATCGGTTCGACACCCGGGTGAAGGTGGACATCGGCCGGAGCAAGGGCAAGATCACGATCGAGTTCGCAACGGTCGACGACCTTGAGCGCATCGTCGGGATCATCGGCGTCCAGCAGGAGGAGAGCGAGAGCTGA
- a CDS encoding AAA family ATPase, with amino-acid sequence MHDDGRYDDPHVTGSGDPVSRETDYPSWSPGAAGPSSRSTDSEPPAVHGQLPDPSPHPGSTSGRRAAEGPSHPANAPEVRPASWRRNTAAAVRFESAVPHQPTASAVRDAAPMIVDEPVASTESLAAVAADPTYVSRETSPRDEDDPPLAMEAMRAVQILNPSGEVTMPRPDRTRVMCVANQKGGVGKTTTTVNLAVALALHGNRVLVVDLDPQGNASTGLNVPHHTGVPDVYDCLINSMPLVEVAQAVEGIPNLWCVPATIDLAGAEIELVSVVARESRLDRAIAAYPGEFDYVFIDCPPSLGLLTVNALVAAQEVLIPIQCEYYALEGLNQLINNINLVRQHLNPKLDVSTILLTMYDRRTRLADAVEQDVRNHFGDKVLQAVIPRNVRVSEAPSYGQSVMTYDPGSRGATSYFEAAQEIAERGAKEPVGRNA; translated from the coding sequence GTGCATGACGACGGCAGGTACGACGATCCACACGTGACCGGGTCGGGCGATCCCGTTTCACGTGAAACCGACTACCCGAGTTGGTCGCCGGGCGCGGCCGGCCCATCGAGCCGATCCACTGACAGCGAACCGCCGGCAGTCCATGGCCAACTGCCGGACCCGTCGCCCCATCCCGGCTCGACGAGCGGTCGGCGAGCGGCGGAAGGGCCGAGTCATCCGGCGAACGCGCCCGAGGTGCGACCGGCCTCCTGGCGCCGCAACACCGCCGCCGCTGTGCGTTTCGAGTCGGCGGTTCCCCACCAACCCACTGCGTCCGCCGTCCGGGACGCCGCACCGATGATCGTTGACGAGCCGGTCGCGTCGACCGAGTCGTTGGCCGCCGTGGCGGCCGACCCCACGTACGTTTCACGTGAAACCTCGCCACGTGACGAGGATGACCCACCGTTGGCAATGGAGGCGATGCGCGCCGTGCAGATCCTGAACCCCAGTGGCGAGGTGACCATGCCTCGGCCGGACCGGACCCGGGTCATGTGCGTCGCCAACCAGAAGGGCGGCGTCGGTAAGACCACGACCACCGTGAACCTCGCGGTGGCGCTCGCCCTGCACGGCAACCGGGTGCTCGTGGTGGATCTCGACCCGCAGGGCAACGCCTCGACCGGGCTCAACGTTCCGCACCACACCGGCGTGCCCGATGTCTACGACTGCCTCATCAACAGCATGCCGTTGGTGGAGGTGGCACAGGCCGTCGAGGGCATCCCCAACCTCTGGTGCGTACCCGCGACCATCGACCTGGCGGGTGCCGAGATCGAGCTGGTGTCGGTGGTGGCGCGCGAGTCGCGTCTGGACCGTGCCATCGCCGCCTACCCGGGCGAGTTCGACTACGTCTTCATCGACTGCCCACCCTCGCTCGGTCTGCTCACCGTCAACGCGCTGGTCGCCGCGCAGGAGGTGCTGATCCCGATCCAGTGCGAGTACTACGCGCTGGAGGGCCTCAACCAGTTGATCAACAACATCAACCTCGTACGCCAGCACCTCAACCCGAAGCTCGATGTCTCGACGATCCTGCTGACGATGTACGACCGCCGGACCCGACTGGCCGACGCCGTCGAGCAGGACGTCCGTAACCACTTCGGCGACAAGGTTCTCCAGGCGGTCATCCCCCGCAACGTGCGGGTCTCCGAGGCGCCGAGCTACGGCCAGTCGGTGATGACCTACGATCCCGGGTCGCGGGGTGCCACGAGCTACTTCGAGGCGGCTCAGGAGATCGCCGAGCGAGGGGCCAAGGAGCCGGTGGGCCGGAATGCGTAG
- the rsmG gene encoding 16S rRNA (guanine(527)-N(7))-methyltransferase RsmG produces MAHDDNTADAVTGPGGTPPGPSAVRPADSPRPTPSPGDASLPPELAPAALTLFGDRLDLAAAYAELLATDGVVRGLIGPREAPRIWDRHLLNCAAVAELIPAGATVLDVGSGAGLPGLVLAIARPDLTVTLIEPLARRTSFLIEVVERLGLARSVRVFRGRADEAASGSTGREPISGDVVTARAVAPLDRLAGWCLPLAVRGGRLLALKGSSAEAEIAEHADVVARLGGGQPAVRLCGVGVIDPPTTVVEIVRERMVGPARPAAKKRSRSGRSRRG; encoded by the coding sequence GTGGCCCACGACGACAACACGGCCGATGCCGTGACCGGCCCGGGCGGAACGCCGCCCGGGCCGTCCGCTGTCCGGCCCGCCGACTCCCCCCGCCCCACACCGTCGCCGGGAGACGCGTCGCTGCCGCCCGAGCTTGCGCCGGCGGCCCTGACCCTCTTCGGCGACCGGCTCGACCTGGCCGCCGCGTACGCCGAACTGCTCGCCACCGACGGCGTGGTACGCGGCCTGATCGGTCCTCGGGAGGCGCCCCGGATCTGGGACCGGCACCTGCTCAACTGCGCGGCGGTCGCCGAGCTGATCCCGGCCGGCGCGACGGTGCTCGACGTCGGCTCGGGCGCGGGTCTGCCCGGTCTCGTCCTGGCCATCGCCCGCCCCGATCTGACAGTGACCCTGATCGAGCCGCTCGCCCGCCGGACGTCGTTCCTGATCGAGGTCGTCGAGCGACTCGGCCTGGCGAGGTCGGTGCGGGTGTTCCGCGGTCGCGCCGACGAGGCGGCCAGCGGGTCGACCGGGCGGGAGCCGATCAGCGGCGACGTGGTGACCGCGCGCGCGGTGGCGCCGCTGGACCGACTGGCCGGCTGGTGTCTTCCGCTCGCGGTTCGCGGCGGACGTCTGCTGGCGCTCAAGGGATCGTCCGCGGAGGCCGAGATCGCGGAGCATGCCGACGTGGTGGCGCGACTCGGTGGTGGGCAACCGGCGGTGCGCCTCTGCGGTGTCGGGGTGATCGACCCGCCCACCACTGTCGTCGAGATCGTGCGTGAACGGATGGTGGGTCCCGCACGCCCGGCAGCGAAGAAGCGCTCCCGGAGTGGCCGCTCCCGCCGAGGCTGA
- a CDS encoding R3H domain-containing nucleic acid-binding protein, whose amino-acid sequence MTETSIPRAEQPLDEEETATLAVNGDDTDADDAEADDEAGAASTRTKKAVGESDLFRQSEIAADYVEGLLDILDYDGDIDELVSAGRPMVEVVGERLQSLVGQRGATLEALQELTRLAVFRQTGTPSRLLLDVGGYRANRRKELAAVAKNAVEKVKEYGESVRLEAMSAFERKCVHDVVNAMSGVVSESEGVEPNRRIVVRPAD is encoded by the coding sequence GTGACCGAGACCAGCATCCCCCGCGCCGAGCAGCCCCTGGACGAGGAGGAGACCGCGACGCTCGCGGTGAACGGCGACGACACCGACGCCGACGACGCCGAGGCGGACGACGAGGCCGGCGCCGCCAGCACCCGGACGAAGAAGGCAGTGGGCGAGAGCGACCTGTTCCGGCAGAGCGAGATCGCCGCCGACTACGTCGAGGGCCTGCTCGACATCCTCGACTACGACGGCGACATCGACGAGCTGGTCTCCGCCGGCCGTCCGATGGTCGAGGTCGTGGGCGAGCGGTTGCAGAGTCTCGTCGGTCAGCGTGGCGCCACCCTGGAGGCGCTGCAGGAGTTGACCCGTCTCGCCGTCTTCCGGCAGACCGGCACGCCGAGCCGCCTGCTGCTCGACGTCGGTGGCTACCGGGCCAACCGCCGTAAGGAACTCGCCGCTGTCGCCAAGAACGCGGTCGAGAAGGTCAAGGAGTACGGCGAGTCGGTCCGGCTGGAGGCGATGTCCGCGTTCGAGCGCAAGTGCGTGCACGACGTCGTCAACGCCATGTCCGGTGTGGTGAGCGAGTCCGAGGGTGTCGAGCCGAACCGGCGCATCGTCGTACGGCCGGCGGACTGA
- the yidC gene encoding membrane protein insertase YidC, with product MSLDWIYYAISWILLTWHSAWDAIGVPVGAVIGTNFAWILAIVFLVVTVRVILFPVFVKQIKSQRAMQALQPKVKELQEKHKGDRETLQKEMMELYRKEKANPLMGCLPMFLQIPVFLGLFHVLRRLDPDKQNKTLYGWTVDQFQSASQAKLFTAPIAGKFGSTADELASLGANGTTVKIIAGVLVLVMIATTYLTSRQMILKTGWAEDPQQRMIQRLMLYGIPASLLISGAIFPIGVIIYWVTNNLFTLGQQQWVLRKFPPPVTAKKAVPAAARNPVQPAKSGGLFGRGKAVPAAPVKAAAPKVAGPKPGAKPVNNPKKGRPAKRQG from the coding sequence TTGAGTCTCGACTGGATCTACTACGCGATTTCGTGGATCCTGCTGACCTGGCACTCTGCCTGGGACGCCATCGGGGTGCCGGTGGGCGCGGTGATCGGCACCAACTTCGCCTGGATCCTGGCCATCGTCTTCCTGGTGGTCACCGTCCGGGTGATCCTGTTCCCCGTCTTCGTCAAGCAGATCAAGTCGCAGCGGGCGATGCAGGCGCTCCAGCCCAAGGTCAAGGAGCTTCAGGAGAAGCACAAGGGTGACCGGGAGACGCTCCAGAAAGAGATGATGGAGCTGTACCGGAAGGAGAAGGCCAACCCGCTGATGGGCTGCCTTCCGATGTTCCTGCAGATCCCGGTCTTCCTCGGCCTCTTCCACGTGCTGCGCCGCCTCGACCCGGACAAGCAGAACAAGACGCTGTACGGCTGGACCGTCGACCAGTTCCAGAGCGCCTCGCAGGCGAAGCTCTTCACCGCCCCGATCGCCGGCAAGTTCGGCTCCACCGCCGACGAGCTGGCCAGCCTCGGCGCCAACGGCACCACCGTCAAGATCATCGCTGGTGTCCTGGTTCTGGTCATGATCGCTACCACCTACCTCACCAGCCGTCAGATGATTCTCAAGACCGGCTGGGCCGAGGACCCGCAGCAGCGGATGATCCAGCGCCTGATGCTCTACGGCATCCCCGCGTCGCTGCTGATCTCGGGCGCGATCTTCCCGATCGGTGTGATCATCTACTGGGTCACCAACAACCTCTTCACCCTCGGCCAGCAGCAGTGGGTGCTCCGGAAGTTCCCGCCGCCGGTGACCGCCAAGAAGGCCGTCCCCGCCGCCGCTCGTAACCCTGTGCAACCCGCCAAGTCCGGCGGTCTGTTCGGGCGCGGCAAGGCTGTTCCGGCCGCGCCGGTCAAGGCTGCCGCCCCCAAGGTGGCCGGGCCGAAGCCGGGCGCCAAGCCGGTGAACAACCCGAAGAAGGGTCGCCCCGCGAAGCGGCAGGGCTGA
- the yidD gene encoding membrane protein insertion efficiency factor YidD, which translates to MSGTEQASPRPATTGAKVLIAPIIAYRRWISPALPARCRFYPSCSAYAQEAVVRHGALRGAVLAVRRLLRCHPFHPGGHDPVPEPGGRRRADVTGAPN; encoded by the coding sequence ATGAGCGGTACGGAGCAGGCCAGCCCCCGGCCGGCGACAACAGGTGCCAAGGTGCTGATCGCGCCTATCATCGCGTACCGTCGGTGGATAAGTCCGGCACTGCCGGCTCGCTGTCGGTTCTACCCGTCGTGCAGTGCGTACGCCCAGGAGGCGGTCGTTCGGCACGGCGCGCTCCGGGGAGCCGTCCTGGCGGTCCGGCGGCTGTTGCGCTGCCACCCCTTTCACCCTGGTGGACATGACCCGGTACCGGAGCCGGGCGGCCGCCGCCGCGCTGATGTGACTGGAGCCCCGAATTGA
- the rnpA gene encoding ribonuclease P protein component: MLAAAQRLRRSTDFAAAVRGGRRAGRGAVVVHLTVPATVDPGTPTSPEPVRDTSAEQSSVPSRAGFVVSKAVGNAVTRNRVRRRLRALARERLAGLPSGSTLVVRALPAAAQASYPRLAADLDAAIAVARSPRERRSR; this comes from the coding sequence GTGCTGGCCGCCGCGCAGCGACTGCGGCGCAGCACTGACTTCGCCGCAGCGGTCCGCGGTGGCCGACGGGCCGGACGTGGCGCCGTCGTGGTGCACCTGACCGTGCCGGCGACCGTCGACCCCGGCACACCGACCTCACCGGAGCCGGTGCGGGACACCAGTGCGGAGCAGTCGTCCGTGCCGTCCCGCGCCGGTTTCGTCGTCTCCAAGGCGGTCGGCAACGCGGTGACCCGGAACCGGGTCCGCCGCCGCCTGCGGGCGTTGGCACGGGAGCGGCTGGCCGGTCTGCCGTCCGGAAGCACCCTCGTCGTGCGGGCGCTCCCCGCCGCGGCGCAGGCGTCGTACCCTCGGCTCGCCGCCGACCTGGACGCCGCCATCGCGGTCGCCCGGTCGCCCCGCGAGCGGCGGTCCCGATGA
- the rpmH gene encoding 50S ribosomal protein L34 translates to MSKRTYQPNNRRRAKTHGFRLRMRTRAGRAILSSRRAKGRTTLSA, encoded by the coding sequence GTGAGCAAGCGCACCTACCAGCCGAACAACCGCCGGCGCGCGAAGACCCACGGCTTCCGGCTGCGCATGCGCACCCGTGCCGGCCGTGCCATCCTCTCGAGCCGTCGCGCCAAGGGTCGCACCACCCTGTCGGCCTGA